The Methanosarcina barkeri str. Wiesmoor DNA segment ATAGACGACGTTTGTTTTTTCTTCATGATAAGTCGGAACTTCTGGTATCTCAGGAGAAGTTGAATCATCCAGGTATACGGAGCTCTCATTCTTTTCTGTCTTATTTTGGTCTCCCAGTCCTGTCTCATCAGACAAAGGGTTATCCGTCCTATTGGGTGTTAAATTCTGTAAATCCTTTGCCAGATCTTCAGAGTTCAGACCTGAAACAGGAATATTATCGGCGGCGGTAGGATATATACATCCGGAAGCAAATGCAAAAATAAGAAGGAGACTTAATAATTTAAAAAAATTCGTCCTGATCACTTTGTCGACTTCCTGGATCAATATAATTGAAATTAAATGCAGTGCAAAGAAGGTATTAAATTTATATATTGCAGATTTGTAGCTATAAACCTGCAATGTATAAATTTGTAAGCTATTTAACTTTTAGAAAAAGCTTTGAAGTATAAACTTCTAAGCCATAATTTGTAACAATGGCTTATAAGCCTGAACTTATAAGCTTGAACTGATAAGCTACAAACTTTCTAAATTTAAACTGTTTAAGACTATGGCATAATGACTGAGAGCAAGTACTTCTAAAGCGAGAACTGAAAAAGTTTAGCCTTCCCTTTTCCTTTTCAAAAATATCCCGCATTTACAGTAGTCCAATCCTTCACAGTATTTGCCTCCTTTCTGGAAATGTGGACATGAATCACGGTATTTGCATTTAGTGTTTATTATAAGGGATAGTATATTCATTTTTACACCTTCCCACCTATAATAAATACTCCATCCAAATATTTAAAATGTAATGTCTATTGTTTCTTCTCTTTTAGTATCTCCCCGTCGTTCGGAAGGTTCTTTATACTCTTCCTTGCACCTTCCCATCTATAATAAATACTCCATCCAAATATTTAAAATGTAATGTCTATTGTTTCTTCTCTTTTAGTATCTCCCCGTCGTTCGGAAGGTTCTTTATACTCTTCCTTGCACCTTCCCATCTATAATAAATACTCCATCCAAATATTTAAAATGTAATGTCTATTGTTTCTTCTCTTTTAGTATCTCCCCGTCGTTCGGAAGGTTCTTCATACTCTTCCCAGGCGCTGTTGAAAGCTTCCCTGTAAATATCCTGTCCGCGCTCCTGCAGTTTTTCCCTAACCAGTGTCGGCAGTTCAGAGTTCGTTTTATACGGCATTTATTCCCCTTTAAATATGGAGATTATTTTAAAAGGACTGTGTATAAAACCTGGCTAAATCATTATGCTCTTCCTGAGACACGTGTCAACAAGGTTTTCAGGTATATTTTAACGATTGAATATTTCACTTGTCTCTCACTTATCTCTCACTCAAAACAGCTTAGATACGGGGGTACGAAAAACTAGACTATGTGTAAAAGATGTCTCATACAATTAAATTAAACTAAACTAAATTAAACTAAATTAACCTAAATTAACCTAAATTAACCTAAATTAACCTAAATTAACCTAAATTAACCTAAATTAAACTATATTAAATTAAATTATATTAAATTAAATTATATTAAATTAAACTAAATTAAATTACATTAAATTAAATCAAATTATATTAAATTAATCTGGATAAAATAAAATAAAATAAAATAAAATAAAAATAATATAATTTGATATAAATATTATACTATTTTATTTTTCCGATACTACTACAGGTTTAATAGAAATGCAATGAAAATAACACATTTTCTTTAGATTGTGTTTTGACCGAACACAAATTGTCTATTTTTACTGGTTTTTACCTGTGAGTTCATGCTAGCATATGGCCACTGAAGGCTTTTTAATGCTGTTATTCTCTCTGGTATTCCCGGAAGTGGTCTCGGTTATTCTGAAATACGGTAATCCTTTGATGGCCAGATGGGCCATAGCGTCTTCAATATCCAGAGCAGGTTCCTTAATTTTTTCCGGGCTTGCTATGGCGTTGAGCAGCTCTGCAAGGGCAGGACTGTTCGAATTCCACGTGCCATCGCTCCGGGTTTCGGCTTTAAAAATTTGCCATTCGATTTTAACTGACATAGTGCTCCCCCTATCAAATGTGTATTGTCCATTTGGACTTCGCACTTAAAAAAACAAAAGCTATTAATTATCAAATTTAATTATTTTTATAAGCTTTTGCCTAGAATGTTATATTACTCTTATATTGACCTTCTATATATAGCTCGACTTTCTAACTAAAAATCTAAACTTTTGAGACTGAAACGATAGACGGAAAACGGTTTACATGTTCAAAAACTTACAACTTTGCAGATTCGAGACCTGGGTTTAGCGGGTTAAGTTGTTCAGCGTCAGCTTTTGCCCAGGCACCATTTTTCACTGCTACAAGCTTCTTCAAAAAAGGCTTGACCGAAAAACGTCAACTATGCCAAAGCGAAGGCCTTATAGTATCGAGTAAAAGCCTCTTGCTGTCGATCCCACGCGATTGTCGAGAAAGACTGCGTGGCAATGTACAAGTACCTCGCCTTTTCCCAATCTAATAGTAGAGTTTTCCATCTAGAATTTTCCATCTCACTTCATGGGACCGGATATGAACTGAATTCTTTTAAGCCAAAACTGCTGATTTATCTGAGTTTAGTTTGACCTCTTTTCCTCTGAGTCTTGCATATATTTTGCGGGCGTGCTTTTTAACCAGATAATTAAAGCTTTCTTTTGAGATCGGTTTTGATTTCTTGACTACCACTATAGGTTTCTTAGAATGCTTGGCAATCCTCTGCGATAGAGTCCCAAGTAAAGAAATCTTAAATCTTTCACTTGAGTCGCCAATGATTGTCAGGTCATTGTTGTTTGAAGCCTCCAGTAGAGCATCTTCTATGGAATATTTCTCCAGTACTCTAAAACTAACAGGTATGGAACTTATTTTTTTAACGAGGCTTTCAAGTTCATCAGTAATTTTCTGCCTGTTTTCCTGGGCTTCATCAGGGCTAATGATACTGATAATTTCTATTCCAGCGCCTGTGTTTACAGCCAGTTTTTCTGCGAGAGAGAGACCGTAGATCGAGTTTTCTTTACCATTATACCCTACAAGGATTTTGTTAATGCTGTCAGGCAGATGTCCCTTTAATAACGCGATTGGACTTTTTGAGGACAGGAGAACCTGGTTTGTAACACCATGTGAATACTCGAATCTCTTTGGCTCGTGCCATCCCATAATAATCATATCTGCATGCTCAATTTCAGCCTGCTCCAGAATTGAGTTTGATATGTTGTGGTCAAAGGCAGCAATATATTCTCTTTTATGCCCGAGAATTGCAGGATAATTCTCGAATTCTTCTTTGAAACGGCAGTCCATTTCTATCTTTTTCTCATGATAGGCTTCTTGAGCTAACTTTAAGTTTGTTTGATCCGGAACCTCGATAACGTGGAGGCAAATTATCTCGCTCCCCATAAAATCTGCCAGTTTCAAAAGGTCACGCTCATGTTTCTGGTTGGAGATCGGAACAAGAACTTTAACCAGGGGAACAGGTTCTATTTCCTTTTTTTCAACAGTATTCTCCAGCAAGTCGAATAAGTTATATTCTGGGACGGCTTTGCCCCTTCCGTAGAATGAGTACCAGCCAATTCCAGCAAAAATCATCATTATGGTGAAAAGAAGAGGTAGCCCACCAAGCAGGGGAAGCAGTACTATGCTCCCAACGATCCCGAAGATTTGTGTATAGGGGAAAAACGGGTCGCGAAAAGTGGGTTCATATCCTGGCAGGTTTCTTTTTCTGAGGATTATCACTGCCATATTTAGTAGGATAAATATCAAAATATTAAAAGCTCCACCCAGTCTTGCAAGCTCCTCTATGTCAAACAGGAATAAAAGCAAGACCATAACTATTCCTGTTACAAGTATAGCGTTATGAGGAGTTTCAAATTTTTGATGGATAAGGACAAACCATTCCGGCATAAGTGCATCCCTGCTCATGGCAAAAGGAAATCTGGAAGATGATAATATAGCGCCGTTGGCTGTGGAAAGGGTAGCAAGCAGCGCACTCAGGGATATTGCTATTCTTCCGGATTCTCCTGCCAGTAGACCTGCAATATCGGCCAGGGGAGTAATTGATTTTCCGGTTACTTGAGGATCAGAGAACCCTACAACTACTGCCATTGTGCTAACGTAAAATAAGGTTACTACAACGGCTGATGCGATAAACGCCAGGGGCAGGGTTTTTGATGGATTTTTTACTTCCTCGGACACTGCGGCAGCTTCTGCAAGCCCAAGATAGGATATAAAAATAACTCCTGCTGTCGTGATTATCGATGTACCCCCGTAAGATGTAGCAGGTGAAAGGTTAGCCGGATTAACCATAAAAGATACTCGGGCTATGAAGAGAGCCAGGATTACCAGCAAAAAGATCACAATAAAGTTCTGCAGTGAACCGCTGCTTTTTGCCCCACGATAGTTAATCACTAACAGGATCACGCCGGTTGCAGCTGCTACGAAATATAGGGGCAGGGGATAGAAGATCTGAGCGTATTCTGCAAGACCGATGAGTGCAAATGTGCCCTTGAAAATTAAGGCCAGCCAGGAGCCAAGGCCGATTATTGCACCAAGTGCAGCTCCCATCGTCCTGCTGATATAGTAATAGCTGCCTCCTGCCAGGGGCATGCCGGTTGCCAGCTCTGACATGCTGATGGCTGTGGCTATTGAAATAAGCCCACCAAGCAGAAAAGAGATTATTGCTCCAGAACCCGCATCTGCTAAAGCAATTCCCGGAAGAACGAATATCCCAGCTCCAATCATAGTGCCGGTGCCGATTGCAAAAGTTGAGAAAAAGCCAAGGCTACATCCCAACCTTTCAGTCGTTTCAACTGATGCCATTTTTTTTTCTCCGTCTGTTACAGGGCTTTCAAACCGGTAAATCCGTCTTTATTTAAATCTTCAGATCACTTTTACTTTGACAATACTGAACGTAAATTTCACTATTATACGTCCAGGCAAGCAACAGGGTTTTTCAATTCCTGTTGAACTGGATCTGCCTTTTGAATGAAATAGCTTCGAAACAAGTGTTTTGAAACAAGTGTTTTTCTTCTGCAGTACGGTTTCAATGTCTTTTTAGTTGAACGGCTTCAATGTCTTTTTATTTAAGCTTCCTTTTTAATTATTTAAAAAATAATGCAGCTCGCTCTTGATTAAGGCATTTCAATTCATATTTTAGTGAATTTTGTTTTCGAATAGTACATATATCTATCCGTCGAGTGGTATATTTCTTAGCCTGCAATTCTCATTTGCTAAAAGTGATAAAAGGAATAAGGAAATTTGAAACAGTATAGGAGAATATGAAAAGTAATAGAAAATTGTCTCAGTTTCTATTCAGAGAGTTCTATCTGTGAATATATTAACAAGATTTTTTATTAACAAGACTTTTTATTAACAAGATTTTTAAGTTGCATTAACCGCAGGCAGAGAAACGGATAATGACAGTTTGTACATTATCAGAGGTAAGTATGATAAAGTGAATATATAAAAAGTGAAAACGTATTGATTTATACATAACATTGATCTATATCTAGCATTGATTTACACGTAGCATTGACTTGCATATAGCGTCGATTTATACATACCATCTGCATACGCAATATCATTTAGTTAAGGGTTAACACATCGTTATTGGGCGGATATAATGCAAAGTAATGATCTTATTAAAGAGCAGATACTACAGTTAAAAATTGAAATCGCGCAATTAGAAGCCGAAGTTAATAAACTACAGATTTCGATAAATGAAAAAAAATACGCTTTGAATAGGTTATCTGAACTATTAGAGATACGAGGAGTAACCTTA contains these protein-coding regions:
- a CDS encoding ChaB family protein — protein: MPYKTNSELPTLVREKLQERGQDIYREAFNSAWEEYEEPSERRGDTKREETIDITF
- a CDS encoding amino acid permease, translated to MASVETTERLGCSLGFFSTFAIGTGTMIGAGIFVLPGIALADAGSGAIISFLLGGLISIATAISMSELATGMPLAGGSYYYISRTMGAALGAIIGLGSWLALIFKGTFALIGLAEYAQIFYPLPLYFVAAATGVILLVINYRGAKSSGSLQNFIVIFLLVILALFIARVSFMVNPANLSPATSYGGTSIITTAGVIFISYLGLAEAAAVSEEVKNPSKTLPLAFIASAVVVTLFYVSTMAVVVGFSDPQVTGKSITPLADIAGLLAGESGRIAISLSALLATLSTANGAILSSSRFPFAMSRDALMPEWFVLIHQKFETPHNAILVTGIVMVLLLFLFDIEELARLGGAFNILIFILLNMAVIILRKRNLPGYEPTFRDPFFPYTQIFGIVGSIVLLPLLGGLPLLFTIMMIFAGIGWYSFYGRGKAVPEYNLFDLLENTVEKKEIEPVPLVKVLVPISNQKHERDLLKLADFMGSEIICLHVIEVPDQTNLKLAQEAYHEKKIEMDCRFKEEFENYPAILGHKREYIAAFDHNISNSILEQAEIEHADMIIMGWHEPKRFEYSHGVTNQVLLSSKSPIALLKGHLPDSINKILVGYNGKENSIYGLSLAEKLAVNTGAGIEIISIISPDEAQENRQKITDELESLVKKISSIPVSFRVLEKYSIEDALLEASNNNDLTIIGDSSERFKISLLGTLSQRIAKHSKKPIVVVKKSKPISKESFNYLVKKHARKIYARLRGKEVKLNSDKSAVLA